Proteins encoded by one window of Streptacidiphilus sp. PB12-B1b:
- a CDS encoding ABC transporter permease — MTSFLLRRLFGALGVLLALSAVVYVVFYLIPGDPAVLACGKGCTAAQLQAVRHSLGTDRPIYEQYWTFLTTLVGGHSFNTGPTTVWCSAPCLGYSYQSSEPVTQMLLQRLPVDVSLTLGAAVMWLVLGIGAGLYSARRPGSLRDRATTFTVLALSSTPVFILALFLLVVACVWIQVLPFPTYVPITEDPLQWAQNLLLPWLAIALVSAATYARLTRSGVLETLGLDHIRTLRAYGWSERRIVTRHAVRGALPTLATMAAMDIGTTMAGAVFTETMFGLPGLGKLVVDSASSLDLPVVCGITLIAGALIILANTAADVLNAALDPRVRI, encoded by the coding sequence ATGACCTCCTTCCTGCTGCGCCGGCTGTTCGGCGCGCTCGGCGTGCTGCTCGCCCTGTCCGCCGTCGTCTACGTGGTGTTCTACCTGATCCCCGGCGACCCGGCCGTCCTCGCCTGCGGCAAGGGCTGCACCGCCGCCCAACTCCAGGCGGTGCGGCACTCGTTGGGCACCGACCGGCCGATCTACGAGCAGTACTGGACGTTCCTGACCACCCTGGTCGGCGGCCACAGCTTCAACACCGGTCCGACCACGGTCTGGTGCTCGGCGCCCTGCCTCGGCTACTCGTACCAGAGCTCCGAGCCGGTCACCCAGATGCTGTTGCAGCGGCTGCCGGTGGACGTCTCGCTGACCCTGGGCGCGGCTGTCATGTGGCTGGTGCTGGGCATCGGCGCGGGCCTGTACTCGGCCCGCCGCCCCGGCTCGCTGCGGGACCGGGCCACCACCTTCACCGTGCTCGCCCTCAGCTCCACCCCGGTGTTCATCCTGGCCCTGTTCCTGCTGGTGGTGGCCTGCGTGTGGATCCAGGTGCTGCCCTTCCCGACCTATGTCCCGATCACCGAGGACCCGCTCCAGTGGGCGCAGAACCTGCTGCTGCCGTGGCTGGCCATCGCCCTGGTCTCGGCCGCGACCTACGCCCGGCTGACCCGCTCCGGCGTGCTGGAGACCCTCGGCCTGGACCACATCCGCACGCTGCGCGCCTACGGCTGGAGCGAGCGCCGGATCGTCACCCGGCACGCCGTCCGGGGCGCCCTGCCGACCCTGGCGACCATGGCCGCCATGGACATCGGGACGACCATGGCGGGCGCGGTCTTCACCGAGACCATGTTCGGCCTGCCGGGTCTCGGCAAGCTGGTGGTGGACTCCGCCTCCTCGCTGGACCTGCCGGTGG
- a CDS encoding ABC transporter permease, whose protein sequence is MTVIPDIPSGVAPADAVPPGNRPAGGAAAVLRRLWSRPGSRVALVAVALLVLAALAAPWLAGLEGQDPDTYHDELLNSVTGGSPLGSFGGISSHHWLGVEPTTGRDLFARLVYGARISLSVAAGATLGQLLLGLLVGLSAGLAGRRLDALLSRFTDLALSLPSLFFSIALLAVVPASFPRPLLLCIILAVFGWASTARIVRAETMVLREREYVSAALLTGAGTWWIARREILPGLVAPVVTYTALALPGNMVAEAGLSFLGLGVRPPTPSWGQMLSGATTWFQVDPTYVLIPALTLLLCVLAFTALGESLRVALDPRAARTTKVRTTGRVRTAKARATDADRTTAADRTNPAEEAGR, encoded by the coding sequence ATGACTGTCATTCCTGACATTCCGTCAGGTGTCGCACCCGCCGACGCCGTCCCGCCGGGCAACCGCCCGGCGGGCGGCGCCGCCGCCGTGCTGCGCCGACTCTGGTCCCGCCCCGGCTCGCGCGTCGCCCTGGTCGCGGTCGCGCTGCTCGTCCTCGCCGCCCTGGCCGCACCCTGGCTGGCCGGCCTCGAAGGCCAGGACCCGGACACCTACCACGACGAGCTGTTGAACTCGGTCACCGGCGGCAGCCCGCTCGGCAGCTTCGGCGGCATCAGCAGCCACCACTGGCTCGGCGTGGAGCCCACCACCGGCCGCGACCTGTTCGCCCGACTGGTCTACGGCGCCCGGATCTCGCTGTCCGTCGCCGCCGGGGCCACACTCGGCCAACTGCTGCTCGGCCTGCTGGTGGGCCTGTCCGCCGGGCTCGCCGGACGCCGCCTGGACGCCCTGCTCAGCAGGTTCACCGACCTGGCGCTGTCGCTGCCCAGCCTGTTCTTCTCGATCGCGCTGCTCGCGGTCGTCCCCGCCTCCTTCCCGAGGCCGCTGCTGCTCTGCATCATCCTGGCCGTCTTCGGCTGGGCCTCCACCGCCCGGATCGTGCGCGCCGAGACGATGGTGCTGCGCGAACGCGAGTACGTCTCGGCCGCGCTGCTCACCGGCGCGGGCACCTGGTGGATCGCCCGCCGGGAGATCCTGCCCGGGCTGGTCGCGCCGGTCGTCACCTACACCGCGCTGGCGCTGCCCGGCAACATGGTGGCCGAGGCCGGGCTGTCGTTCCTCGGCCTGGGCGTCCGGCCGCCGACGCCCTCCTGGGGGCAGATGCTCTCCGGAGCCACCACCTGGTTCCAGGTGGACCCCACCTACGTGCTCATCCCGGCGCTCACCCTGCTGCTGTGCGTGCTCGCCTTCACCGCGCTCGGCGAGTCGCTGCGGGTCGCGCTCGACCCCAGGGCCGCCCGTACCACCAAGGTCCGCACCACCGGCCGCGTCCGCACCGCCAAGGCCCGCGCCACCGATGCCGACCGCACCACGGCGGCCGACCGCACCAACCCGGCCGAGGAGGCCGGACGATGA
- a CDS encoding ABC transporter substrate-binding protein → MLRPARIALLGLPAIVLGSLLTACNGSGSSTSTSAASFSPATCQGGTLYVLDQSKEPTGYDPAELYTSGGGAIPRLFFRTLTTRQSVPGTAGTKVVPDLATDTGEPSADATVWTYHLKPGLKFADGSAITSADIKYGVERSFSSQLAGGPPYLRDWLVGGADYQGPYGADPDLPSITTPDADTIVFHLRKSEGDFPYLAAETQFAPVPKAKDTGKNYNTDPVSSGPYTIASFTKGQSLDLVRNKYWSRSTDSQRLACPDKIDISLGLSPAVINQRLSASIGNDADAITTDTTLDPATLAKIAGNPALKKRTASGTFAQTTYLAFNLTKKPFDNQLVREAFSYAVDRTAVVNAEGGSQLARPATTFNPTSLTAAYHPYDYFPAGATGDPAKAKQLLAQAGYPHGLTVSLAYDNATNAADATALQQAYAKAGITLQLNGIDDSDFETQVGSTTTQPALTLTSWGADWPSGAPFLTPIFDGREIVKGGGNFNLAQYNDPAVNAQIDKINKITDYATAQQQWGDLDAQLGKLALTVPLYTGVDQVLYGSHVKNTYVDQWRGWYDIASVSVK, encoded by the coding sequence ATGCTCCGCCCTGCCCGCATAGCCCTGCTCGGCCTGCCCGCCATCGTCCTCGGCAGCCTGCTCACCGCCTGCAACGGCTCCGGCTCGTCGACCTCGACCAGCGCCGCGTCCTTCTCCCCGGCCACCTGCCAGGGCGGCACGCTCTACGTCCTGGACCAGAGCAAGGAGCCCACCGGCTACGACCCGGCCGAGCTGTACACCTCCGGCGGCGGGGCCATTCCCCGGCTGTTCTTCCGCACCCTGACCACCCGGCAGAGCGTCCCGGGCACCGCGGGCACCAAGGTCGTCCCCGACCTGGCCACCGACACCGGCGAGCCCAGCGCCGACGCCACCGTGTGGACGTACCACCTCAAGCCCGGCCTGAAGTTCGCCGACGGCTCGGCCATCACCTCCGCCGACATCAAGTACGGAGTCGAGCGCTCCTTCTCCTCGCAGCTGGCGGGCGGCCCGCCGTACCTGCGCGACTGGCTGGTCGGCGGCGCCGACTACCAGGGCCCGTACGGCGCCGATCCGGACCTGCCCTCGATCACCACGCCGGACGCCGACACCATCGTCTTCCACCTGCGCAAGTCCGAGGGCGACTTCCCCTACCTGGCGGCGGAGACCCAGTTCGCGCCGGTCCCCAAGGCCAAGGACACCGGCAAGAACTACAACACCGACCCGGTCTCCTCCGGCCCGTACACGATCGCCTCCTTCACCAAGGGGCAGTCGCTGGACCTGGTCCGCAACAAGTACTGGTCGCGCTCGACCGACAGCCAGCGGCTGGCCTGCCCCGACAAGATCGACATCAGCCTGGGCCTGTCGCCCGCCGTGATCAACCAGCGGCTGAGCGCCTCCATCGGCAACGACGCGGACGCCATCACCACCGACACCACGCTGGACCCGGCCACCCTGGCGAAGATCGCCGGCAACCCCGCGCTGAAGAAGCGCACCGCCAGCGGCACCTTCGCGCAGACCACCTACCTGGCCTTCAACCTCACCAAGAAGCCCTTCGACAACCAGCTGGTGCGCGAGGCGTTCTCGTACGCGGTGGACCGCACGGCCGTCGTCAACGCCGAGGGCGGCTCGCAACTCGCCCGCCCGGCAACGACGTTCAACCCCACCAGCCTCACCGCCGCCTACCACCCGTACGACTACTTCCCGGCCGGCGCCACCGGTGACCCGGCCAAGGCCAAGCAGCTGCTCGCCCAGGCCGGCTACCCGCACGGGCTGACCGTGTCGCTGGCGTACGACAACGCCACCAACGCCGCCGACGCCACCGCGCTCCAGCAGGCGTACGCCAAGGCCGGGATCACCCTGCAGCTCAACGGCATCGACGACTCCGACTTCGAGACCCAGGTCGGCAGCACCACCACCCAGCCCGCGCTCACCCTCACCAGCTGGGGCGCCGACTGGCCGAGCGGCGCGCCCTTCCTCACCCCGATCTTCGACGGTCGGGAGATCGTCAAGGGCGGCGGCAACTTCAACCTCGCCCAGTACAACGACCCGGCGGTGAACGCCCAGATCGACAAGATCAACAAGATCACCGACTATGCCACCGCGCAGCAGCAGTGGGGCGACCTGGACGCCCAGCTCGGCAAGCTGGCGCTGACCGTGCCCCTCTACACCGGCGTCGACCAGGTGCTCTACGGCTCGCACGTGAAGAACACCTACGTCGACCAGTGGCGCGGCTGGTACGACATCGCTTCCGTCTCGGTGAAGTGA
- a CDS encoding GNAT family N-acetyltransferase: MQVVVTGSIDGTDLDGWARVVAADAAPVHYTPAYLRAYQEHPLSPYTAVRYLTVVQDGRPVAVLPCYLQQQGDPYGALAGAGLPTGDRPALLGHSWYCYDTRVPMLPTGAEQREAVLEVLLDALEKLRIAEGAGVAGLVNVAEHDPLLALARRRGWRVAPIVDRYQLPLQAAPTYESYLMTLGTRTRRTLRQYARRAEEAGVTLTIEAPTPARLASVCALTRLTAAKYGSADMYPEPAFTDFVMGLGEHARVARVDQGDRPLAAAVLLLDEQRLHMWVGGAAEATVDRFSPNYLLWAMEIRAAIELGKSWVEGGRSNRTMKERYGMRQLPLYACVTAEAP, translated from the coding sequence ATGCAGGTGGTGGTCACCGGTTCCATCGACGGGACCGATCTGGACGGCTGGGCCCGGGTGGTCGCCGCCGACGCCGCGCCCGTCCACTACACCCCCGCCTACCTGCGGGCCTACCAGGAGCACCCGCTGAGCCCGTACACGGCCGTCCGCTACCTGACGGTGGTCCAGGACGGCCGCCCGGTCGCCGTGCTGCCCTGCTACCTCCAGCAGCAGGGCGACCCGTACGGCGCGCTGGCCGGCGCCGGCCTGCCGACGGGGGACCGGCCCGCGCTGCTGGGGCACAGCTGGTACTGCTACGACACCCGGGTGCCGATGCTGCCGACCGGCGCCGAGCAGCGCGAGGCGGTGCTGGAGGTGCTGCTGGACGCCTTGGAGAAGCTGCGGATCGCCGAGGGCGCGGGCGTGGCCGGGCTGGTCAACGTCGCCGAGCACGATCCGCTGCTCGCCCTGGCCCGGCGCCGGGGCTGGCGGGTGGCGCCGATCGTGGACCGCTACCAGCTGCCGCTTCAGGCGGCGCCCACGTACGAGTCCTACCTGATGACGCTGGGCACCCGGACCCGGCGGACGCTGCGGCAGTACGCCCGGCGCGCCGAGGAGGCCGGGGTCACGCTCACCATCGAGGCCCCCACCCCCGCGCGGCTGGCGAGCGTGTGCGCGCTCACCCGGCTGACCGCCGCCAAGTACGGCAGCGCCGACATGTACCCGGAGCCGGCCTTCACCGACTTCGTCATGGGCCTCGGCGAGCACGCCCGGGTGGCCCGGGTGGACCAGGGGGACCGGCCGCTGGCGGCGGCGGTGCTGCTGCTGGACGAGCAGCGGCTGCACATGTGGGTGGGCGGCGCGGCCGAGGCCACGGTCGACCGCTTCAGCCCGAACTACCTGCTGTGGGCCATGGAGATCCGCGCCGCCATCGAGCTGGGCAAGAGCTGGGTGGAGGGCGGCCGGAGCAACCGGACCATGAAGGAGCGCTACGGCATGCGGCAACTGCCGCTGTACGCCTGCGTCACCGCGGAGGCCCCGTGA